The DNA segment TGCATTAATTGTAAACGGTTTCAGTAAAGAAGTGTTAAATAAACTGCCTATGGAATTTGCCGTTGAAGCGCAAAAACTATTAGAAATTTCACTAGAAGGATCTGTAGGTTAATTTTTATGAAAAAATAAAAAAACCAAAATATAGTGCCATGAAAAAAATATTTTTGCTGCTATTACTTTCAGCCACAGTGATTGCTTGTAACAATACTAAAAAAGAAACTGAAAAACAGTCTGAAGAAAAAGTAGCTTCAACAGCCGACGAGAGTCTAAAGACTTACAGGGGCGAATTTATTTATACAGATGAAGCCGCAGTTTTAAAAGGGAATAACTTTATTTATGGCGTTACCATAGATGAAAAAAGCCAAGAACTAGCTGATAAGGTTTCTGAAATAAAAAAAGACGCTTATGATATGGTTCCGGTAATTGTTACCGGTGAGGTAAAACCCAATCCAAAGGCCGAAACCGAAGAAGTTTGGGAAGAAGTGATTACCATTAAAGATATTTTACATGTTAGCGAGAAACCCGCTAAAAACGATATAAAATTAGAAGAAAAGAAAAGTTAATTATGCTACATATAAAAAACCTGCACGCAGGTATTGAAGGAAAAGATATTTTAAAAGGCATTGACTTAGAGGTTAATGCTGGGGAAGTTCATGCTATTATGGGACCAAATGGTTCTGGTAAAAGTACATTGGCTTCGGTAATTGCAGGAAAAGAAGAGTTTGAGCTTCAACAAGGAGAAATTGTCTTTGAAGGCGCTGAGATATCTGAACTGGATCCCGAAGAACGCGCACATAAAGGCTTGTTCTTGTCTTTTCAATATCCTATTGAAATTCCTGGGGTTACGGTAACCAACTTTATAAAAACGGCTATCAACGAAACTCGTAAGGCCAAAGGCTTGAAGGATATGCCAGCTAGCGAAATGCTTAAAAAAATCAAGGAAAAGGCGGATATGCTCGAGATAGACCGAAAGTTTTTATCTCGTTCCTTAAACGAAGGATTTTCGGGTGGTGAGAAAAAACGAAACGAGATTTTTCAATTAGC comes from the Marixanthomonas ophiurae genome and includes:
- the sufC gene encoding Fe-S cluster assembly ATPase SufC, encoding MLHIKNLHAGIEGKDILKGIDLEVNAGEVHAIMGPNGSGKSTLASVIAGKEEFELQQGEIVFEGAEISELDPEERAHKGLFLSFQYPIEIPGVTVTNFIKTAINETRKAKGLKDMPASEMLKKIKEKADMLEIDRKFLSRSLNEGFSGGEKKRNEIFQLAMMEPKLAILDETDSGLDIDALKVVADGVNKLKSKDNAVIVITHYQRLLNHIVPDYVHVLMGGKIVKSGGKELAYELEERGYDWIKEELV